TTATTCGGGTCACTCGTGGCGCTCCCCAGGGAGATAAGCCCACGATACCCAAACGAATTGCCTGATGACAATAGAGATCTGGAACCACCTGACCCCATGCCGAACTCAGAAGTGAAACAGATCATCGCCAATGGTAGTGTGGCGCTTCGCCATGTGAGAGTAGGTCATCGTCAGGCATCTAAACCAAACCCTTACCAGTAAACACTGGTAAGGGTTTTTTTTGGCTTAAATATTTTCGCAATTGATACCCTCCGTTATGCCGCAAAAACTAATCGATCTTCTTGCTGATGGACAAAGCCACTCCGGCGTTGCGCTGGGGAAGGCGTTAGGTGTCACCCGATCCGCTATTGGCAAACAGATAACAAAACTCAAAGAAATGGGGTTTCAAGTAGACAGCGTAAAAGGCGCTGGTTATCGCTTATGCATGCCTTTCGAGCGTTTGAATGTATCTGTAATCAGTAGTTATTTTTTCGATAGCCGTCTTTGTGTTACGCCGAAAGTTGAAGTCTTTTGGTCATTGGATTCAACCAACGATTATCTTATTGCGAATATTAAAGATGGACGAATAACAGAATCGGGGTGCGTATGCTTAGCAGAACACCAGCGTTCTGGGCGCGGCAGGCGTGGAAAGGCTTGGGTGAGTCCATTAGGGGGCGGGCTGTATTTCTCAATTGCGTATCGTTTTGAGCGGGGCGCAGAGTCACTGGAGGGCTTGAGCCTATCAATGGCGATGGCGGTGATTGAGGTTTTAGAGCAAAAATTTTTCATAAATAATCTTAAAATCAAATGGCCTAATGATATTTTTCTAGACGAAAAAAAATTAGGTGGAATATTGATAGATGTAATGGGTGAAGCAGGCGGACCTTGTTGGGCTATTATCGGAATTGGTTTAAATGTCTGTGGAATGGAATTGTCAATGCGTGGAGTTGATCAGCCATGGACGGATCTATCCTCAAATGCGGAGGAAGCTGTATTGAGAAATAAACTTGCCGCCGCGCTCATCGAAAGGGTTATAGGTAAATCACAGGCGCACGAGCGAAATGGATTCGAGCTGTCCGATGTGGAGTGGCAAAAATACGATGCTTTTGTTGGTAGGCAGGTTATAGTGAGTGCCGGTGAAAATGGTTTTTTTGGGGGGATTCAGAAAGGCATTTC
The DNA window shown above is from Cellvibrionales bacterium and carries:
- a CDS encoding biotin--[acetyl-CoA-carboxylase] ligase, translated to MPQKLIDLLADGQSHSGVALGKALGVTRSAIGKQITKLKEMGFQVDSVKGAGYRLCMPFERLNVSVISSYFFDSRLCVTPKVEVFWSLDSTNDYLIANIKDGRITESGCVCLAEHQRSGRGRRGKAWVSPLGGGLYFSIAYRFERGAESLEGLSLSMAMAVIEVLEQKFFINNLKIKWPNDIFLDEKKLGGILIDVMGEAGGPCWAIIGIGLNVCGMELSMRGVDQPWTDLSSNAEEAVLRNKLAAALIERVIGKSQAHERNGFELSDVEWQKYDAFVGRQVIVSAGENGFFGGIQKGISKGGGLIVEVDGVQRIVRSGEVSLRRA